The following are encoded in a window of Aerococcus sanguinicola genomic DNA:
- the galU gene encoding UTP--glucose-1-phosphate uridylyltransferase GalU, whose amino-acid sequence MKKVRKAIIPAAGFGTRFLPATKAMAKEMLPIVNKPTIQFIVEEALASGIEDILIITGKSKRPLEDYFDSNIELEGVLKQKGEDQLLELIQENVGLNLYFKRQSYPLGLGHAVLQAKAFVGDEPFVVMLGDDLMVDEEPLTKQLIGAYNETHASNIAVMPVAEEDTDKYGIIDPEAKFRDGIYNVRRFVEKPDPSVAPSNLAIIGRYLLTPEIFGLLETQKAGAGNEIQLTDAIDRLNRTQRVFAYEFKGQRYDVGDKLGYMKTTIEYGLGQESIRQGLTDYLLSLEDELNKE is encoded by the coding sequence ATGAAAAAAGTACGTAAAGCAATTATTCCAGCGGCTGGTTTTGGAACCCGTTTCCTACCAGCTACTAAGGCGATGGCTAAAGAGATGCTACCGATTGTCAATAAGCCAACCATCCAATTCATAGTGGAAGAGGCATTAGCGTCGGGAATAGAAGATATTTTAATCATCACAGGTAAGAGTAAACGCCCTCTAGAAGACTACTTTGATTCGAATATTGAACTCGAGGGCGTCCTCAAGCAGAAGGGTGAGGACCAATTACTAGAACTAATACAGGAGAATGTTGGGCTTAACCTCTACTTTAAGCGCCAATCCTATCCACTAGGCCTCGGTCATGCGGTTCTTCAAGCCAAGGCTTTTGTTGGCGACGAACCCTTCGTGGTCATGCTCGGGGACGATTTGATGGTAGATGAGGAACCATTAACCAAGCAATTAATTGGCGCCTATAATGAGACCCATGCTTCCAACATTGCCGTGATGCCCGTTGCCGAGGAAGATACCGATAAGTATGGCATCATTGATCCTGAAGCGAAGTTCCGCGATGGCATCTACAATGTTCGCCGCTTTGTCGAAAAACCGGATCCTTCTGTGGCCCCTTCTAACTTGGCTATTATTGGCCGCTATTTACTAACACCTGAAATCTTCGGCCTTTTAGAAACTCAAAAAGCAGGAGCAGGCAATGAAATCCAATTAACTGATGCCATCGATCGTTTGAACCGCACTCAGCGGGTATTTGCTTACGAATTTAAGGGCCAACGCTATGATGTGGGGGATAAGCTTGGCTATATGAAGACAACCATCGAGTATGGCTTAGGCCAAGAGAGTATCCGCCAGGGCCTGACTGACTATCTCCTGAGTCTTGAGGACGAATTAAATAAGGAGTGA
- a CDS encoding YveK family protein: MAKKQRKPLTEILKIMKNKLAFIIMATVIGMILASLISFLVLEPQYEGTAQVIVHQNTEEQTTAPLADQAKTLTDTYKEIVVTPAVLEPVAQGAEEDLSYQALRDRVRVTTNEESLVLQIAVVDHSPYTASDLANQIASSFGKQVNEIYPNSQVKQVADAKTHTKKIRPKPVWDILIGGGLAFLLASLWALWQAYRDKTVRSEEIVSEMGWHLIGVLPEMSQTEVRETRFKRKGRSANYDDNKRRI, translated from the coding sequence ATGGCGAAGAAACAGCGCAAACCTCTAACCGAGATTCTAAAAATTATGAAAAATAAGCTGGCCTTTATCATTATGGCAACGGTTATCGGGATGATCCTGGCCAGCCTTATCTCCTTCCTCGTTCTTGAGCCCCAGTATGAAGGGACAGCCCAAGTGATTGTCCACCAAAATACGGAGGAACAAACGACTGCCCCCTTAGCTGACCAGGCCAAGACACTGACCGATACTTATAAGGAAATTGTTGTAACACCAGCTGTCCTGGAACCGGTCGCTCAAGGAGCGGAGGAGGACTTGTCCTACCAGGCTCTGCGTGATCGGGTGCGTGTGACGACCAATGAGGAGTCCCTCGTGCTACAAATTGCAGTGGTCGACCATTCGCCCTACACGGCTTCCGACTTAGCCAACCAGATTGCCTCAAGCTTCGGCAAGCAGGTGAATGAAATCTATCCCAATAGCCAGGTCAAGCAAGTGGCTGATGCAAAAACCCATACAAAAAAAATCCGGCCTAAACCCGTTTGGGATATCTTGATCGGTGGTGGGCTAGCCTTCCTTCTCGCCTCGCTTTGGGCCCTCTGGCAAGCCTACCGCGATAAGACAGTCCGCAGCGAAGAGATTGTCAGCGAGATGGGCTGGCATTTAATTGGGGTCCTACCCGAAATGAGCCAGACAGAAGTACGAGAAACGCGCTTCAAACGGAAGGGCCGGTCAGCTAACTACGACGACAATAAACGTCGCATCTAG
- a CDS encoding DegV family protein — MKTAYIIDSTASLPEAYQDHPDVYQVYLSIHYANGDSLRDTTDPEALQRFYEDLPKEEEIPTTSQPQPQQFYDIMDDLVAEGYEAVYGFFLSADLSGTYQTAYSVMHEYDDRLTVHVIDSKSISLAIEALLDHTIRLQEAGASEGEILDHLEKMVDQTALLCCFEDLSYLVKGGRAGNASALIGKILNIFPVLEVHSKVEVFAKVRSRKRVYATIVDEIEKRIQDYPDGVERLIVLDALNPEGVAALEQAFTAAYPHIRVEKTYLTPVIGIHAGRDAYGVIAVPNLPRRYQAN; from the coding sequence ATGAAAACAGCTTATATTATTGACAGTACAGCGTCCTTACCGGAAGCTTACCAAGACCATCCCGATGTCTATCAAGTTTACCTATCGATTCATTATGCGAATGGTGATAGCTTGCGTGACACGACAGACCCCGAAGCCCTACAGCGTTTCTACGAAGACTTACCCAAAGAAGAAGAGATTCCGACGACTTCCCAGCCCCAACCCCAGCAGTTCTACGATATTATGGACGACTTAGTAGCGGAAGGTTATGAGGCGGTTTACGGTTTCTTCTTGTCTGCCGACCTAAGTGGGACTTATCAAACCGCCTATTCAGTCATGCACGAGTATGATGACCGCTTAACAGTTCATGTGATTGATTCTAAGTCGATTTCTCTAGCTATTGAAGCCCTGCTTGACCATACGATACGTCTCCAAGAAGCCGGGGCTAGTGAAGGGGAGATCCTTGACCACCTGGAAAAAATGGTGGATCAGACAGCGCTTTTATGTTGCTTTGAAGACTTGTCTTACCTGGTTAAGGGAGGGCGAGCTGGTAATGCCTCGGCCCTCATTGGAAAAATATTGAATATCTTCCCTGTGCTAGAGGTCCATAGCAAGGTAGAAGTTTTTGCTAAGGTGCGGTCGCGTAAACGTGTTTATGCGACAATTGTTGATGAAATCGAGAAGCGGATCCAGGACTATCCTGACGGGGTAGAGCGGCTGATTGTTTTGGATGCCCTCAATCCAGAAGGGGTGGCAGCCCTAGAGCAAGCTTTTACAGCTGCCTATCCCCACATCAGGGTGGAGAAGACTTATCTAACCCCAGTAATTGGTATCCATGCAGGTCGGGATGCTTATGGCGTGATTGCCGTTCCTAATTTACCTCGCCGCTACCAAGCCAATTAA
- a CDS encoding CpsB/CapC family capsule biosynthesis tyrosine phosphatase — protein MLVDVHTHILPEVEEGLRFEDTLPRVNQILQAGTSHVLSLAPYQHDTTIAPLAKLEAVAEAYQEALDRRGLPLRLYPGHEALLEASLADDVLAGKVSFADLNQRYLFIRFPDQDLPAYTQEVLFSLLAHNIRPIISQPEKQACFQNKPQLLYDICEQGCSIQASATSLLPSSPDPVYRLTWDLVERRYLHVIASGAFCASDSWRGDSLASVYQYLEEKYGESFSFDLKQNAISLLNGDPMVTHYQLKKKRTFFDFFKRQK, from the coding sequence GTGCTTGTTGATGTTCATACCCATATTCTTCCGGAAGTGGAGGAAGGCTTGCGTTTTGAAGATACCTTGCCCAGGGTCAATCAAATCTTACAAGCAGGCACTAGCCATGTCTTGTCGCTAGCTCCTTACCAGCACGATACGACCATTGCACCGCTCGCTAAATTAGAAGCTGTCGCTGAGGCCTACCAGGAGGCGCTTGACCGCAGAGGCTTGCCCCTCCGTCTTTATCCAGGCCACGAAGCCTTGTTAGAAGCAAGCTTAGCCGATGATGTCTTAGCGGGAAAAGTTTCTTTCGCAGACCTCAACCAACGCTATTTATTCATTCGTTTTCCCGACCAAGATTTGCCTGCCTATACCCAGGAAGTTCTCTTCAGCTTGCTTGCTCATAATATTCGGCCCATTATTAGCCAACCGGAAAAGCAAGCCTGCTTTCAAAACAAGCCCCAGCTCCTTTATGATATTTGTGAGCAGGGTTGCAGTATTCAAGCTTCAGCGACTTCCTTGCTGCCCTCCAGCCCAGATCCCGTTTACCGCTTGACCTGGGACTTGGTTGAGCGCCGCTATCTTCATGTGATTGCCTCAGGGGCTTTCTGTGCTAGCGATTCCTGGCGAGGGGACAGTTTGGCTAGCGTTTACCAATACTTAGAAGAAAAATATGGTGAAAGTTTTAGCTTTGATTTAAAGCAGAATGCCATTAGTTTATTGAATGGGGATCCCATGGTGACCCATTATCAGTTGAAGAAGAAACGGACATTTTTTGACTTCTTCAAGCGCCAAAAGTAA
- a CDS encoding CpsD/CapB family tyrosine-protein kinase → MFSRFKQKEIVKKNREQRQGSSLITLQRPNDIVSEQFRTIRTNIQFAMEEQKFKSIMFTSSGAWEGKSTIVANIATVMADLNLRVCIVDCDLRKPTIHKTFDVDEPSGLTSLLTQRELKTMNYVQYVPEANLYVLPAGPKPPNPAELLSSQRMADIIDELEQLFDLVIIDTPPILLVTDAQIMASRVDNVIFVLRENVSQIRNVQKSKELLDAVNANVLGAIYNGAVGDAINSYYGYGYHDEEV, encoded by the coding sequence ATGTTTTCTCGTTTCAAACAAAAAGAAATCGTCAAAAAGAACCGGGAACAGCGCCAAGGTTCCAGCTTGATTACCCTCCAGCGCCCTAATGATATTGTCTCGGAACAGTTTCGGACTATTCGAACCAATATTCAATTCGCCATGGAAGAACAGAAATTCAAATCCATTATGTTTACTTCCTCGGGAGCTTGGGAAGGGAAGTCGACCATTGTAGCCAATATCGCAACGGTAATGGCCGACCTGAACTTACGGGTCTGCATTGTAGACTGTGACCTGCGTAAGCCTACGATTCATAAGACTTTTGACGTGGATGAACCTTCTGGCCTGACCAGTCTGCTGACCCAAAGAGAACTGAAGACCATGAATTATGTCCAATATGTTCCTGAGGCTAATCTCTATGTCTTGCCGGCTGGTCCTAAGCCGCCAAACCCTGCCGAACTCCTGAGTTCTCAGCGGATGGCAGATATCATTGATGAACTGGAGCAGCTCTTTGACTTGGTGATTATTGATACGCCACCGATCCTCTTGGTGACCGATGCCCAGATCATGGCATCACGGGTCGATAATGTCATCTTCGTTTTGCGGGAGAATGTCTCCCAGATTCGCAATGTCCAAAAGTCCAAAGAACTCCTCGATGCTGTCAATGCCAATGTCCTCGGTGCCATCTATAATGGGGCCGTAGGGGATGCGATCAACTCCTACTACGGCTACGGTTACCACGACGAAGAAGTTTAA
- the trxB gene encoding thioredoxin-disulfide reductase — MSEEIKQYDVLVIGCGPAGMTAALYTSRAALSVLILERGVRGGELLNTAEVENYPGFPSIQGPDLATSMYEGAMRFGADYAYGNVKAIHPGQPYHTIETDTATYQAKAIVIATGSTHRLLDVPGEADYAGRGVSYCAVCDGAFFKDGKLIVVGGGDSAVEEGAYLTQYAKQVTIVHRRDQLRAQAILQERAFANEKIDFTWDAQVQEILGDGQKVTGVRIVKKDGSSYVEDCDGVFIYIGLLPNQAGFDDLGITDEEGWVITDENMLTKVPGIFAAGDIRQKKLRQISTAVGDGGQAGQEAYNYIQSL, encoded by the coding sequence ATGAGCGAAGAAATTAAACAATATGATGTCTTAGTCATTGGCTGTGGGCCAGCGGGGATGACTGCCGCCCTCTATACCTCACGGGCAGCCCTATCGGTTCTAATCTTAGAGCGGGGTGTACGGGGGGGCGAGCTCTTGAATACAGCTGAAGTAGAAAACTATCCAGGCTTCCCTAGCATCCAAGGGCCAGACCTGGCGACCAGTATGTATGAAGGGGCCATGCGTTTCGGGGCAGATTATGCCTATGGGAATGTTAAAGCGATCCATCCCGGCCAACCCTACCATACGATTGAAACCGATACGGCAACCTACCAAGCTAAGGCGATTGTGATTGCAACGGGGTCCACCCACCGTCTCCTGGATGTGCCAGGTGAGGCCGACTATGCTGGGCGCGGAGTTAGCTACTGTGCTGTCTGCGACGGAGCCTTCTTCAAGGATGGTAAGTTGATCGTTGTAGGTGGAGGAGACTCAGCTGTTGAAGAAGGGGCTTACTTGACCCAGTATGCCAAGCAAGTGACCATTGTCCACCGACGCGATCAGTTACGGGCCCAAGCGATTCTCCAAGAGCGGGCCTTTGCTAATGAGAAGATTGATTTCACCTGGGATGCCCAAGTCCAAGAAATCCTAGGCGACGGTCAGAAGGTGACGGGAGTTCGGATTGTTAAGAAGGATGGCTCTTCTTATGTGGAAGACTGCGATGGGGTCTTTATCTATATTGGCCTCCTCCCCAACCAAGCTGGCTTTGATGACCTGGGCATCACCGATGAGGAAGGCTGGGTCATCACTGACGAGAACATGTTGACGAAGGTCCCTGGTATCTTTGCTGCTGGTGACATCCGCCAAAAGAAATTGCGGCAAATTTCAACCGCAGTTGGTGACGGCGGCCAAGCTGGCCAAGAAGCTTATAATTATATTCAAAGCTTATAA
- a CDS encoding phospho-sugar mutase, giving the protein MTWQENFKHWDDFEDLDPTLREELDTLKEDPEALEDAFYQRIAFGTAGMRGLMGPGINRLNIYTVRLSTEGLARLMEDYGAEAKEAGVAIAYDGRHDSQRFAYESAAVLAKHGIPTYVYESLRPTPELSFTVRKLETFAGIMITASHNTAEYNGYKVYGADGGQMTPEDADALVAHTEGVDLLTIPSLSQEELKSSDLLTIIGEELDQKYLARVAEVTIDQDLVKEMGDQVTIVYTPLHGTGQMPVSRALDHAGFESVVFVDEQKNPDPDFTYAPDPNPEDAAAFEYAIKYGEAEAADILLATDPDADRMGGAVRLPNGKYQILTGNQIGALMTHYILQAKKDADELPDNGVILKSIVSSELPAKIAAAYGVDTVNTLTGFKWIADKIKQYQKDQSKTFLFGFEESYGYLVKPFVRDKDAVQAILLMSEMTAYYKKQGKTPYDGLQEIFQEYGYFKEKTISVKLPGQAGAAKIEQLMKGLREEPLKEIAGVQVKATSDFADQSKTYADGKQESLDQAPSNVLKYELEDGTWIAVRPSGTEPKIKFYIGVEAENELAAQKALDQYEAAMKEFTA; this is encoded by the coding sequence ATGACTTGGCAAGAAAACTTTAAACACTGGGACGACTTTGAAGACCTCGATCCAACTCTAAGAGAAGAATTAGACACTTTAAAAGAAGATCCCGAAGCTTTGGAAGATGCCTTCTACCAACGAATTGCTTTTGGGACAGCAGGTATGCGCGGACTCATGGGCCCAGGAATTAATCGCTTGAACATCTATACGGTTCGCCTATCTACAGAAGGGCTGGCCCGCTTAATGGAAGATTATGGGGCCGAGGCCAAGGAAGCTGGGGTGGCGATTGCCTATGATGGCCGCCATGATAGCCAGCGCTTTGCCTATGAATCAGCAGCTGTCTTGGCCAAGCATGGTATTCCAACTTACGTTTATGAATCCCTGCGTCCAACCCCAGAGCTTTCCTTTACCGTGCGTAAACTGGAAACCTTTGCGGGGATTATGATTACTGCCAGTCATAATACTGCTGAATATAACGGCTATAAGGTTTATGGCGCGGATGGCGGCCAGATGACGCCTGAAGATGCCGATGCCCTGGTGGCCCACACGGAAGGGGTTGACCTCCTAACGATCCCTAGCTTGTCCCAAGAAGAACTGAAGTCGAGTGATCTCTTAACCATTATTGGAGAAGAGCTTGACCAGAAATACCTGGCCCGGGTAGCAGAAGTGACCATTGACCAAGACCTGGTTAAAGAAATGGGCGACCAAGTAACCATCGTTTACACCCCTCTGCACGGAACTGGTCAAATGCCGGTTTCACGGGCTCTAGACCACGCCGGTTTCGAGTCAGTTGTCTTTGTTGACGAACAGAAGAATCCGGACCCTGATTTCACCTATGCGCCAGATCCTAACCCTGAAGATGCGGCAGCCTTTGAATATGCTATCAAGTACGGGGAAGCAGAAGCAGCTGATATCCTGCTAGCAACCGACCCCGATGCTGACCGGATGGGGGGCGCTGTCCGCCTACCTAATGGCAAGTACCAAATCTTAACCGGGAATCAGATTGGGGCCCTCATGACCCACTACATCCTCCAGGCCAAGAAGGATGCCGATGAATTGCCTGATAATGGTGTTATTTTGAAATCTATTGTTTCATCGGAACTTCCAGCTAAGATTGCAGCGGCCTATGGGGTAGACACCGTTAATACTCTGACTGGCTTTAAGTGGATCGCGGATAAGATCAAACAATATCAAAAAGACCAAAGCAAGACCTTCCTCTTTGGTTTCGAAGAGAGCTATGGCTACCTGGTTAAGCCCTTTGTCCGTGATAAGGATGCCGTTCAAGCTATTCTCCTAATGTCAGAAATGACCGCCTATTATAAAAAACAAGGTAAGACGCCTTATGATGGCCTGCAAGAAATCTTCCAGGAGTATGGTTACTTTAAAGAAAAGACCATTTCTGTTAAACTACCTGGACAGGCAGGTGCCGCTAAGATTGAGCAATTGATGAAGGGCTTAAGAGAAGAACCCCTCAAGGAAATTGCGGGGGTTCAAGTTAAAGCAACTTCTGATTTTGCCGACCAGTCCAAAACTTATGCGGATGGCAAGCAGGAAAGTTTAGACCAAGCCCCATCAAATGTCTTGAAATATGAACTTGAGGATGGGACCTGGATTGCTGTTCGCCCAAGTGGGACCGAGCCTAAGATTAAGTTCTATATTGGCGTAGAGGCAGAGAATGAGTTAGCTGCTCAAAAAGCCCTCGACCAATATGAAGCAGCGATGAAAGAATTTACAGCATAA
- the rapZ gene encoding RNase adapter RapZ, with protein sequence MTKNNIKLVIITGMSGAGKTVALQSFEDMGYFCVDNLPPSLLTSFWDLLQGSDTISKVCLVIDLRSRDFFTELNQVLTNMDHKDFMKLQIIFLEASDSKLVSRYKESRRSHPLQQDGTVLNGIQREREQLAAVKENSHLVIDTSSLSPRELRATLIREFHSGDDAIFTVEVMSFGFKYGIPIDSDIVMDVRFLPNPYYQTELRPLTGQDAPVYDYVMAQSDTQIFFDKFTDMIDFTLPLYEAEGKSSVTIAIGCTGGQHRSVALTERIGDHIKALGYNVHVSHRDASKSQAAVKHS encoded by the coding sequence ATGACCAAAAATAATATTAAACTTGTGATAATTACGGGGATGAGCGGGGCCGGCAAGACGGTCGCCTTGCAATCCTTTGAAGATATGGGATATTTCTGTGTCGATAACTTGCCACCTTCCCTCTTGACTTCTTTTTGGGACCTCTTGCAAGGTTCGGATACGATCAGTAAGGTTTGCCTAGTGATTGACCTGCGTTCGCGGGATTTCTTTACCGAACTCAACCAAGTCCTTACGAATATGGACCATAAAGATTTTATGAAATTGCAAATTATCTTCCTTGAAGCGAGCGATAGCAAGTTGGTATCGCGTTATAAGGAATCTCGTCGCAGCCACCCGCTCCAACAAGACGGTACAGTTTTAAACGGTATCCAGCGTGAGCGCGAGCAATTAGCTGCCGTTAAGGAAAATTCGCATCTAGTAATCGACACCTCGTCCTTGTCACCGAGGGAGTTGCGGGCAACCTTAATACGTGAATTCCATAGCGGGGATGATGCTATTTTTACGGTAGAAGTGATGTCCTTTGGCTTTAAATATGGAATTCCAATCGATTCAGATATTGTCATGGATGTGCGTTTCCTCCCTAATCCCTATTACCAGACAGAGCTCAGACCGCTGACGGGTCAGGATGCACCGGTCTATGATTATGTCATGGCCCAGTCCGATACCCAGATCTTCTTTGATAAATTTACAGATATGATCGACTTCACTCTGCCACTCTACGAAGCAGAAGGAAAGAGCAGTGTGACGATTGCCATTGGCTGTACGGGAGGCCAGCACCGGTCTGTCGCTTTGACCGAGCGCATTGGAGACCATATCAAAGCGCTGGGCTACAATGTCCATGTTTCCCACCGGGATGCCAGTAAGAGTCAGGCGGCGGTGAAGCATTCATGA
- a CDS encoding NUDIX hydrolase, with product MQLTSLVYLIDGDEVLMLHRTKKANDINHNKWLGVGGKFEWGESPLECARREVKEETGQDLLEAQARGVITFFFADDEPLYIFLYTGRLASRQVIQTYEGDLEWVKRDQIPDLELWEGDRIFLKKLFESDQYIDMKLSYDAESRLLACEDFSH from the coding sequence TTGCAATTAACGAGTTTAGTTTATCTGATTGACGGTGATGAGGTTCTTATGCTCCATCGGACTAAGAAAGCTAATGATATCAACCATAATAAATGGTTAGGTGTAGGCGGTAAGTTCGAATGGGGAGAGAGTCCTTTAGAATGTGCCCGAAGAGAAGTGAAGGAAGAAACGGGCCAAGACCTTCTAGAAGCCCAAGCTCGGGGCGTGATTACCTTTTTCTTTGCCGATGACGAGCCCCTCTACATCTTCCTCTATACTGGTCGCTTGGCTTCCCGGCAAGTGATCCAGACCTATGAAGGGGACTTAGAATGGGTTAAGCGCGACCAGATTCCCGATTTAGAACTCTGGGAAGGAGATCGGATTTTCCTTAAGAAATTATTTGAAAGCGACCAGTATATTGATATGAAATTAAGTTATGATGCGGAGAGTCGTTTGCTTGCTTGTGAAGATTTCTCCCACTAG
- a CDS encoding NAD(P)H-dependent glycerol-3-phosphate dehydrogenase, which yields MQSYRVAVLGAGSWGSALAMVLNDNQHQVRLWTVDADQAEEIRQTRINAAYLPDLHLAEDILVTTDLSEALKQADMVCFVVPTKAIRSVSQQVKEVLASDQASGADKPPLILHASKGLEQGSHLRISQIIEEVLEDCDYRGIVALSGPSHAEEVAVRHITTITAASRDLEAAKEVQAVFLNRYFRVYTNTDCIGVELGGALKNIIAVAAGGVDGLNYGDNTKAALITRGLAEITRLGLAMGADPLTFSGLSGVGDLIVTCNSVHSRNWRAGNQIAQGASPEEVEAKMGMVVEGIPTTKAAYELAADLGVDMPITNALYAILYEGMPVEEALTQLMMREGKEEAQLRSALIDYLAKRT from the coding sequence ATGCAAAGTTATCGTGTTGCAGTATTAGGCGCTGGCTCTTGGGGGTCGGCGCTCGCCATGGTATTAAATGACAACCAGCACCAGGTTCGGCTCTGGACCGTTGATGCAGACCAAGCAGAAGAGATCCGTCAGACGCGGATTAATGCTGCCTACCTGCCCGACCTGCACCTAGCTGAGGATATCTTAGTGACGACGGATTTGAGCGAGGCACTCAAACAAGCTGATATGGTCTGTTTTGTGGTGCCGACCAAGGCAATCCGGTCTGTCAGCCAACAAGTAAAGGAAGTTTTAGCCTCTGATCAAGCTTCGGGAGCGGACAAGCCGCCGCTTATCCTCCATGCTTCTAAGGGCTTGGAACAAGGTAGCCATTTGCGGATCAGTCAGATTATCGAAGAAGTTCTAGAAGACTGTGACTACCGCGGCATCGTGGCACTGTCTGGGCCAAGTCATGCGGAAGAGGTGGCGGTCCGCCATATCACAACGATCACAGCAGCGAGCCGAGACTTAGAAGCGGCCAAGGAAGTCCAAGCAGTCTTCCTCAACCGCTATTTCCGGGTTTATACCAACACTGACTGTATCGGTGTGGAATTGGGTGGGGCCCTGAAGAATATTATTGCGGTCGCGGCCGGCGGGGTAGATGGCTTAAACTATGGGGATAACACCAAGGCAGCCTTGATCACGCGTGGTTTAGCCGAAATTACTCGTTTGGGCCTGGCTATGGGTGCGGATCCCCTAACCTTTTCTGGCTTAAGCGGAGTGGGGGATCTCATTGTGACCTGTAACAGCGTCCACTCACGGAATTGGCGGGCCGGCAACCAGATTGCTCAGGGAGCTAGCCCTGAAGAAGTAGAAGCTAAGATGGGCATGGTCGTTGAGGGAATTCCGACGACCAAGGCGGCATACGAATTAGCGGCTGACTTAGGTGTCGATATGCCCATTACCAATGCTCTCTACGCTATTCTCTATGAAGGCATGCCGGTGGAAGAAGCCCTAACCCAGCTGATGATGCGGGAAGGTAAGGAAGAAGCCCAATTACGAAGCGCATTAATTGACTATCTGGCGAAAAGAACTTAA
- a CDS encoding gluconeogenesis factor YvcK family protein → MINRDLLNQAKNDKLKITVIGGGTGLPILLSGLKQANCEITAVVTVSDNGGSSGSIRTSLNTIPPGDIRNCIVALSEVEQIYKDIFQYRFAPEDQEFSGHAIGNLIIAALAEMRGDVFSSLRLLSAMMKVKGRVLPAAEEPLVLRAHYNDGQTIDGETEIVGQRRPIDRVSVHCMPGSPCQDRKPQAGRQVVSAIREADLIVLGPGSLYTSILPNLVIEDIRQAVLESPAKVVYICNIMTQLGETEHFSDADHVRVINDHLQAKRIDYALINKAPVPYEYMESDLTPEYLVQVERDRAGILQEEAQIVAADFLDLRETGVYHDQDKLVETILRLYEADKGFE, encoded by the coding sequence ATGATTAACCGCGACTTGCTTAACCAAGCCAAGAACGATAAGCTAAAAATTACTGTCATTGGAGGGGGGACAGGCCTCCCCATCCTCCTGTCCGGTCTCAAACAGGCCAATTGTGAGATTACGGCAGTGGTTACAGTCTCTGATAATGGGGGAAGCAGCGGCAGTATCCGGACCTCCCTCAATACCATTCCACCAGGTGATATTCGAAATTGTATTGTGGCCTTATCTGAAGTCGAACAAATCTATAAGGATATTTTCCAATACCGCTTTGCACCAGAAGACCAGGAGTTTTCAGGCCATGCGATTGGGAACCTGATTATTGCTGCCTTAGCTGAGATGCGCGGGGATGTCTTTAGCTCCCTCCGTCTTTTATCGGCGATGATGAAGGTCAAGGGGCGGGTCCTCCCGGCAGCTGAAGAGCCGCTTGTCTTACGGGCCCACTACAATGATGGGCAGACGATTGATGGCGAAACGGAAATTGTTGGCCAGCGCCGGCCAATTGACCGGGTAAGTGTCCACTGTATGCCAGGCAGTCCCTGCCAGGACCGGAAACCCCAAGCAGGTCGTCAAGTGGTCTCGGCCATTCGCGAGGCAGATCTGATTGTTTTAGGCCCGGGCTCCCTCTATACCTCGATCCTTCCTAATTTAGTGATTGAAGATATCCGCCAGGCAGTTCTAGAAAGCCCAGCCAAGGTCGTCTATATTTGTAACATTATGACGCAGTTAGGGGAGACGGAGCACTTTTCTGATGCGGACCATGTCCGGGTGATCAATGACCACCTCCAGGCTAAGCGAATTGACTATGCCTTAATCAACAAGGCCCCGGTTCCCTATGAATACATGGAATCTGACCTCACCCCAGAGTACTTGGTCCAGGTGGAAAGAGACCGGGCAGGGATTCTCCAAGAAGAAGCCCAAATTGTTGCAGCTGATTTCCTTGACCTCAGAGAGACAGGCGTGTATCATGATCAAGATAAACTTGTCGAAACGATTTTACGTCTTTATGAAGCGGATAAAGGTTTCGAGTAG